From Candidatus Poribacteria bacterium, a single genomic window includes:
- a CDS encoding c-type cytochrome translates to MMCYSTRVTASPVRITRRSRDHDHRDGMPPQWCIFLVSLGISLFFFAPVNAQDLEVDIAPAAPRDINYEEDVIDGAFYFRLMCWNCHAAQTRGGKAPDLFKAQWLYGWTDDGIFQTVFNGLPGTQMQKFGGKLSDEAINMIVDYVRSEQAKAAGVSLEEIKSTEDWTPYMEGDVKAGETIFFSEGYACGKCHTVHGRGATGTGNEIGPDMTYVARTRSPQFIVESILDPRAYIAPEYEMITIFTKDGKEITGRTRQQYDHRDRLDPETIQILDDSGKLWTTYFTKDIRSSSVPQAGVMPENFADILSVKQMHDLLAYLFTLK, encoded by the coding sequence ATGATGTGTTATTCTACCCGCGTTACAGCTTCTCCCGTCCGAATAACTCGGAGATCACGCGATCACGATCATCGTGATGGCATGCCTCCACAGTGGTGCATTTTCCTCGTCTCTCTGGGTATAAGTCTCTTTTTTTTCGCGCCCGTAAATGCCCAAGACTTAGAGGTAGATATTGCCCCCGCTGCACCGAGAGACATTAATTATGAAGAAGACGTAATTGATGGCGCGTTCTACTTCCGTTTGATGTGCTGGAATTGTCACGCCGCACAAACACGCGGTGGCAAAGCACCGGATCTCTTTAAAGCGCAGTGGCTCTACGGATGGACTGATGACGGTATCTTTCAAACCGTATTTAATGGACTTCCAGGGACACAGATGCAAAAGTTTGGTGGCAAACTTTCTGATGAGGCGATCAACATGATTGTCGACTACGTCCGATCGGAACAAGCGAAAGCGGCAGGGGTCTCTTTGGAAGAGATAAAATCTACTGAGGATTGGACACCCTATATGGAGGGTGATGTCAAAGCAGGAGAAACCATTTTCTTCTCAGAAGGGTATGCTTGCGGTAAGTGCCACACAGTTCACGGGAGAGGTGCCACCGGCACTGGAAACGAAATTGGCCCGGATATGACTTATGTCGCTCGCACCCGCTCACCGCAATTCATTGTCGAGTCCATCCTCGATCCGCGCGCGTATATCGCGCCTGAATATGAAATGATTACCATTTTCACTAAGGATGGAAAGGAAATCACAGGTAGGACGCGTCAACAGTATGATCACAGAGACAGATTAGACCCTGAAACAATCCAGATACTCGACGATTCTGGGAAGTTGTGGACAACCTACTTCACAAAGGATATACGGAGCAGTAGTGTGCCACAAGCAGGTGTCATGCCTGAAAACTTCGCAGATATTCTTTCAGTAAAGCAGATGCATGATCTTCTGGCGTATCTGTTTACGTTGAAATAG
- a CDS encoding 4-hydroxy-tetrahydrodipicolinate reductase, with protein MIRVIINGACGRMGRLIIRGVSEQSDMEIVGAIEFREHPQIGSDAGVVAGIGEIGVAVTGDLADVLENADVVIEFSKPEATLQHLQQVVNADKAMIIATTGYDPDELAAIHELASQIRCVMAPNMSLGVNVMIQALELIAKALGDDYDIEVIEAHHNHKADSPSGTALRLAETVATALARDLDEVGVYGRHGIVGARPKKQIGIHAVRGGDIAGDHTVMFATEGEQLSVVHRAHSPEAFAKGAIRAARWVIDAPKGLHDVSEVLFQK; from the coding sequence ATGATTCGTGTAATTATTAATGGGGCATGTGGCCGTATGGGACGACTCATTATCCGAGGTGTCTCCGAACAATCCGATATGGAAATCGTTGGAGCGATTGAATTCCGAGAACACCCACAGATCGGGAGTGATGCGGGTGTTGTTGCCGGTATCGGAGAAATAGGAGTTGCCGTTACAGGTGACCTTGCAGATGTGCTTGAAAACGCGGATGTCGTCATCGAATTCTCGAAACCCGAGGCAACCCTGCAACATCTTCAACAGGTCGTCAACGCCGACAAAGCGATGATCATCGCAACAACTGGATATGACCCCGATGAACTTGCGGCTATTCATGAACTCGCATCACAGATTCGCTGCGTTATGGCCCCGAACATGAGTCTCGGCGTCAATGTGATGATACAAGCACTGGAATTAATCGCCAAAGCCCTCGGAGATGATTACGATATTGAGGTGATAGAGGCACATCACAACCACAAAGCAGATTCACCGAGCGGCACGGCACTCCGTTTAGCAGAGACGGTTGCGACAGCATTGGCGCGTGATTTAGATGAAGTGGGTGTCTATGGTCGCCACGGCATCGTTGGTGCAAGACCGAAAAAGCAGATCGGCATCCACGCAGTGCGAGGTGGTGACATTGCTGGTGATCATACAGTGATGTTCGCAACCGAAGGCGAACAATTAAGTGTCGTCCATCGAGCACACAGTCCAGAGGCTTTCGCCAAAGGTGCGATCCGCGCAGCGAGATGGGTCATCGACGCGCCAAAAGGGTTACACGATGTCAGCGAAGTCCTGTTTCAGAAATAG
- a CDS encoding 4-hydroxy-tetrahydrodipicolinate reductase, producing MRVVITGVCGRMGRCLTRGISQQSDMQLVGAVQYPAHPQLGNDAGVVAGIDNIGVAITGELDDVLHRSDVVIEFSKPKAALDYLQRVVGADKAMVLGTTGFTAAELASIKNFASRIRCVMAPNMSLGVNVMLQALELIAKALGNDYNIEMIEAHHNHKADSPSGTALRLAETLTTALKRDLDEVGVYGRRGIVGARPKQQIGIHAVRGGDIAGDHTVLFATEGEQLSVVHRAHSPEAFAKGAIRAARWVIDAPKGLHDVSEVLF from the coding sequence ATTCGTGTCGTTATCACCGGTGTTTGTGGTCGCATGGGGCGGTGCCTTACACGAGGCATTTCCCAACAATCCGATATGCAACTCGTTGGGGCTGTTCAATATCCGGCACATCCACAGCTCGGGAATGATGCGGGTGTTGTCGCTGGTATCGATAACATTGGAGTCGCCATCACAGGCGAACTTGACGACGTGCTCCATCGTTCAGATGTTGTCATCGAATTTTCAAAACCGAAAGCAGCTTTGGACTACCTTCAACGAGTCGTGGGTGCAGATAAAGCCATGGTGCTTGGAACAACCGGTTTTACCGCCGCCGAACTCGCGAGCATCAAAAATTTCGCATCACGGATTCGGTGTGTAATGGCACCAAACATGAGCCTCGGTGTCAATGTAATGCTCCAAGCATTGGAATTAATTGCCAAAGCCCTCGGAAATGATTATAATATTGAGATGATAGAGGCACATCACAATCACAAAGCAGATTCACCGAGTGGCACAGCACTCCGTTTAGCAGAAACTCTCACCACGGCACTTAAACGAGATTTAGATGAAGTGGGTGTCTATGGCAGGCGCGGTATCGTTGGTGCGAGACCCAAGCAGCAGATCGGCATTCATGCGGTGCGAGGTGGCGATATTGCGGGCGATCACACAGTGCTATTCGCAACCGAAGGTGAGCAATTAAGCGTCGTCCATCGAGCACACAGTCCAGAGGCTTTCGCAAAAGGTGCGATCCGCGCAGCGAGATGGGTAATTGACGCGCCTAAAGGGTTACACGATGTCAGCGAAGTCCTGTTTTAA